One window from the genome of Osmerus eperlanus chromosome 1, fOsmEpe2.1, whole genome shotgun sequence encodes:
- the chmp4ba gene encoding charged multivesicular body protein 4b has translation MSVFGKLFGTGGKGAKSASPQEAIQRLRDTEEMLAKKQEFLEKKIDQELLTAKKNGTKNKRAALQALKRKKRYQQQLSQIDGTLSTIEFQREALENANTNTEVLKNMGFAAKAMKSAHENMDIDKVDDLMQDITEQQELAQEISDAISKPVGFGEEFDEDDLLAELEELEQEELDKNMLEIGGTEDVPLPNVPSTSLPSRPAKKKEEEDEDDMKDLEAWAAN, from the exons ATGTCGGTGTTCGGAAAGTTATTTGGAACGGGGGGCAAGGGGGCGAAATCGGCGAGCCCTCAGGAGGCTATACAGCGACTTCGGGACACAGAAGAAATGTTGGCGAAGAAACAAGAATTTCTGGAAAAGAAAATCGACCAGGAACTCCTCACAGCCAAAAAGAATGGGACGAAAAACAAACGAG CTGCTCTTCAGGCGCTGAAGAGGAAGAAGCGATACCAACAGCAGCTGTCTCAGATCGACGGCACGCTGTCCACCATCGAGTTCCAGAGGGAGGCTCTGGAGAACGCCAACACGAACACAGAGGTGCTGAAGAACATGGGCTTCGCTGCCAAGGCCATGAAGTCTGCTCACGAGAACAT ggaCATAGACAAGGTGGATGACCTTATGCAGGACATCACAGAGCAGCAGGAGCTGGCCCAGGAGATCTCCGACGCCATCTCCAAACCTGTGGGCTTCGGGGAGGAGTTTGATGAG GACGACCTGTtagcagagctggaggagctggaacaAGAGGAACTGGACAAGAACATGCTGGAGATTGGAGGAACCGAGGACGTTCCTCTACCAAACGTACCATCCACCTCCTTACCTTCCAGACCag CCaagaagaaggaagaggaagacgaggaTGACATGAAGGACCTGGAAGCCTGGGCAGCCAACTAG